The genomic region ACTCTTCCTACGCATGTATATAAGGCTAACAAATTACGTTTAAAATTGTGCCCAAGGGCAGTGACACTTGTACTGGAAACATATTGTACTAACTTAGCTTCAactaaaatgaaaataaaactgaaTGCTAAATAAAACTGACTGTTGCTGTTAGCGCAGTTTGAAACTGACGCTCGCCACCCGGCATCCTATAGTGGGATTTCCGGAATAAAATTGCAGTCCCGTCAGAGTGGATTTTTCTGCTACAAAAGGACTGTACTTCTCAGTAGTTGGTAGGGAAAATTGTTGAACGCGCTCGGGAAATGTATTtagtggccctgaaaagggccgttggTAGTAAGATTCAAACGGAATGCGGTTGAATGGAATAATTTAAGCACGTTCACCACGGATACGGCGAGCCAGCTGGATGTCCTTGGGCATGATGGTAACACGCTTGGCGTGGATGGCGCACAGGTTCGTATCTTCGAACAGACCGACCAGATAGGCCTCGCTAGCTTCTTGCAGGGCCATGACAGCCGAGCTCTGGAAGCGCAAATCTGTCTTGAAATCCTGAGCAATTTCACGCACCAGACGCTGGAAAGGCAGCTTGCGGATCAGCAGCTCGGTGGATTTCTGATAGCGACGGATCTCACGCAGAGCAACCGTTCCTGGCCGATAACGATGCGGCTTCTTGACTCCTCCGGTGGCTGGGGCGCTCTTACGAGCGGCTTTGGTAGCCAGCTGCTTGCGAGGAGCCTTTTCCTCCGGTGGACTTACGAGCGGTCTGCTTGGTACGAGCCATTGTAGTTGATTAGTTTCCTTCCTATCGAAACGAGTACGTTGAAACGAAGCCGAAGAATGAGGGTTGCCTGTCGGTGGTTCGTTTTTATATGCTTCGTTCGGCCGGGCGCAGCCAATCGCAAGCGACGAAAgaataagtaaaataataataGCAAGAAGAACCTACCGCTAGCGGAGGTATAAAAGAGACTGCCATCATCGACGGAAAGCATTAGTTTCGTTTCGTCCGTAATCGAGCACAGTAGCAAACAGCAACAATGACTGGCCGTGGCAAAGGAGGCAAAGGACTCGGAAAGGGTGGCGCCAAGCGTCATCGCAAGGTTTTGCGTGATAACATCCAAGGTATCACTAAGCCCGCCATCCGCCGTCTGGCTCGTCGTGGTGGAGTCAAGCGCATCTCCGGTCTCATCTACGAGGAAACCCGTGGTGTGTTGAAGGTGTTCCTGGAAAATGTCATCCGTGATGCCGTCACGTACACTGAACACGCCAAGCGCAAGACCGTTACCGCCATGGATGTCGTCTACGCTCTGAAGCGTCAGGGACGTACCCTGTACGGTTTCGGAGGCTAAATTGCATACGCATTGCCCCCCTCCTCTCtcaaaacggcccttttcagggccaccaaaCACATTCCCCAAAGGAGTTGAAGCTAGAATATTTTCTGTAGCCCTGTAGCTCGAGTATCATGTATATTGGTGGTTGAAATAAATCGTAACAGCAGTGTTAGTAAGTGGATGGTTGGAACGTTTCCGTTTGCTTTGCTCAGTGACAGTCATTGGGATAAACGCGGCTACGCATTCCGTCACATCCGCAATTCGATTCGTTTCGATAGATGCGCACTACGCCGAACTTGAACCGATCGAGTCTctggcagaaaaaaaaaacgcacaaTCGCCTCAGTAGGTACAATTAGGTTGACCAAATATGTGCCGTTGACATGcagtaaaaattaaatttattatatCTTCGTATATCATGCAAACATGCATTCACTTCGTTCCACGTTCAATGGTGGAAGGCAAAGATAACTTTGCAGAGTTAGTAATTTTATTGACAGCGCAGTAAAAAGTAAATTCgtaaaatggaagaaaaaagcgaatataaacaaaaatcatAATTAGGCATAGTTTATATTATTcagatattattattaatatctttattaatgaggttttcggccctggaccggttcgcctcgtattattcagatatttcaataccaaacgaataacaaATGTGTTATTGTAAAACACAGCGTATGTTATTGTCtgcagtgtttttttttgcctgCAAATTGTTGGtactcctttggtattttaccatTTATGCAAGGCTAGGTCATAACAGAGTATAGTATCCATAACCGAATGAGGCATTAATGAATTGATATCCGAATCAGACGTAAATAAAATTAGACGAACGAAACGTAGCAATCAGCAATGCAATGCAAAGCTCGTTGTGGGTACCTATGCAAGAAAACTATCAATTGTAACTCTTTTGCTTGAAAGCCAGATTGGTAGCCCTGAAAAGGACTGATTGGTGTGTATGGTAGTGCACTGGTGTGCAGTACGGCAAACGATGCTACCGAAAGTTGGAACTTTACTTCTTGGCGGCGGCTTTCTTTGGGGCAGCTTTTTGGCTGGGGCAGCCTTTTTCGGCTTCAGGGTTTTTGGCTTCTTGGCCGCGGTCTTGGATGGCTTGGTGGCTTTCTGCTTGGGAGCAGCGGCCTTCTTTACGCCTCCCGCTTTCTTGGCTGCTTTGGCACCAGCTGCCTTGGCCTTTTCGCCGCAGCAGGTTTCTTGGCTTTCTTCTCACCAGCTGGCTTCTTGGCTTTCTTCTCGCCGGCTGGATTATTGGTTGCCTTCTTTGTCTTCGCGCCGGCAGCCTTTGGATTCTTCTCACCGCCCCTGTACGGCTTCTTCTCCGCGgcagcacttttcgcttcaACCTTCAACTTGAACGATCCAGAGGCCCCAGTTCCCTTGTTATGAACAAACGTGCCCTTCTCGACACCGTTCTTCAAGGCCTTCTTGAGGAATGGAGCAAGCTTGGCGACATCGCATTTGTAGTTGGCAGCGATATACTTTTTGATCGCCTGCAGGACGATCCATTGCGTTCCTTCAGGGTCTTGATGGCGGAAACAACCATATCGTTCACCGGGGATGAGTCGATGGCTTCTTGGGCTTGCCTTCTCCCTTCGGTGCCCTTGGTTTCTTGGTCTTGGCTGGGGAGGCAGCAGGAGCTGCTGCAGCGGCTTCGGTGGCGACTTCAGACATCTCGAATTGATAGGGCGAACACTCACGTGATAGATTTGTTAGGATGGGCTTAAATAAAGGCAAACTAGGAAACAGTGCAGCGCTCGATTCTGATGTCTGTGTTAGGGATGCGTGCATCGTCGTCGACTGAAACAGTGTTCGCAGAGATTTGTACGTTTTTCTGGCAGTATgtttttaaaatacatttttccgtTCGTTAGGAAAAGTTTTATCCTAGGTTGTTGATTTTATTAGTGAGTGCATGAGTTCTGCTGACAATTCCTCGATACTCCAACACGCTGGTATGAACGACGGCATAGCGTAAGCATGACGCAATTGCACTCCGTGTCTCTGGTTGATGCTCCTCTTCCGAAAAACAATCAATAGTCGCTATTGAAACAATGACAACAGGCTCGACGACAGTGCGTTTGGAAACTTTAATTGTTTCTCTGTCCGGTTGCCGCTAAACATGGCCGTCATTTTGGTGCCTGGTGTGTGAGACCGGGTCTCAAACAAAGTCCTTCCAGTGCTGGCGGGTGAAATTGTGCCGGGAGTTTCAGTAAACTTTCAACGATGTTGTATAATTTCAACTAGGAAATTGTAAGTAATTTCCAATATGATCCACGTCATGATAAGTTGCGATTAATCCGGCACATAAGTGTCGTAACCAAGCGCACAACAACGTCAAATCGACTAGTGGTGCCCATACTAGTACTACTACTCTGCCGCCCGTTATGCTGGGTAGATCATTTTCACGTAGTGTATTAcgaagtaagatctaccaaaccgatCCCTGGCTTAATCCTTTTTCTGTCTTGtttctgtttcttttttttttcttcttctttttcaaagCTAGAACAACGGGCTGTGGTTATtcaaggattcatcgtatttagtcctcgatACCAATAGCCGACTCTTAAGTATAACAACAATTGACCCTACCCTGCAGTTGGTTGAAAAACTCCAACTCTCTCCGTTTGAGGAAAATCGAAGCAACTTGTCTAGCCATTagttgagaaaacaaaacaataaccTATATCGCATGCACTTATACACTGAGTACACGGATAATGCACAGTTGCCGCAAAGTTAACAGTTAACGTTGTGTCATTTGTCTGGCCTACTAGAAGTAGCATCACACTCTACAGTCGATTCAAAAGTATaggattgctaatgtcgttcctgttcgcgtgactaagtGACCTAGGATActtactacaagtgtcaaaccgttGCTGGTGATGAAACCatacatgcactacaacatgacgCATTAACTATCGCCAATTGAAGCTTgctgaagcataatttggcaaaataatttaatggaCTACCGCGCTTGCTAGTCAGATTGGTTCAGCTATCCAATGGTACTAACAATCGACAAAGAATAGTTAGCTGTAATATGTACCAATATTTTAACTTCCAACAAACAGGCCCATCGACGCACTATTTGGTGTGGAGCGGACAACATTGCCCTCGTGTCTATGCGCGGTACCCGCTGGAGGtgcagccctgccgtccttcctGTTTAGTCACACTAAGTCGACAACTAGCAAACATTTGTTTTGGTCCAATGTAGCTCATTAAAACTCGGATTCGCCTacatgggtctcagtatgatagttaccaTCAACTGTGCGTACAAAAAACAGTCAACCATTCGGTTTAAAAATGCCCCACCCCTTTCCCTCCCTGTggtttcctccaggatttgaaCCTAGAGCTTGAACAAAACCGTCAGAATGTTGCGGGTACGCTATCCACTCCTCTACGGCTACTGTTTAAAATATTGCTGTTCCAGAATGAAGTCACTCATGAATCCTGTTTTCTGGCCCTGTGCTTTCTTTTGCGCTAATTTGTGGATTTgagcgtatgtgtgtgcataacAAATAGTTGGTCATATACGACAGTTCACCTTTACAATCTGATAATATTCCTGCATGTAGTAGATATCTGAGTTTGAACGTTTAGGTCAAGGGGACGACAAGCTACGTCGGCTTTGTCACATCTTATCTGAGTTACCAATACGAATACAttgcgaatgcaacataaacaattcaGAAGGTGAAAATGATGTAAAACGAGCAAAGGCATAGACAGTGCCTTGTGAAAGCAGCATACTGAAtataagcaaataaattgaaaattcaaatgttttaAGCATGGAatatgtgtggcagtgaaatactCCTTGGTTGGAATTATGTAAAGGCAACATCCAATAGATTTGAAAGCATCGATGTAGGCTTTTATGAACCACAACGGACAGCCACCAAAATGTTATTCAATGCAATCGTGGCAATGAATcgtctgctttgagcgtgcttacagcggcacactaggagttaactttctgaaatcagtaggtaggcgtagtagcggacaccatccttcataaccggtaccaaagagtttttcataaaagttcctaattttgaaaaaacccgcgttagatgtctttcgccatacaaatttctggcggttaactcttgctggctatttgcgcatatacgatagcgcctgaatgtggaagcggcgggtaggaaaccagccactgccaataattcattaccgTCAGTCAAATGCATGTGGTGAACCATCGTAGACTCCCCCTCTCGCTTATTTCCACGATACTCTCCACAGAATCGAGTGCAAACCAATTTTAATttataaggctatctgacgccCTCTGAAAAGgaaggatttgttttcatggggAAACGCGGTTTCCCTATAAAAACAAACCATATCGTAGACAACTGGTTCACTGTTCGGTCAGGATGCGGCGTGCATTGTAAatttttcaagcgaacaaagatcatgggaaaagtacacggtcgACTCccaaaaattacttcagaaattccatcagaaattcttccaggaatccagGAGCTCCTCAGGTAGTTACTTTGCAAATTCCTCTATTTTCTAGAACAAAAAAACACCAAttttcaattggtgagctgtgcattatttgttgtttctcggccaatcacgactagcattAACTACGATGGgtgcagtcaatcaagctaagctaagtgagggcatgata from Armigeres subalbatus isolate Guangzhou_Male unplaced genomic scaffold, GZ_Asu_2 Contig273, whole genome shotgun sequence harbors:
- the LOC134203861 gene encoding histone H4, which codes for MTGRGKGGKGLGKGGAKRHRKVLRDNIQGITKPAIRRLARRGGVKRISGLIYEETRGVLKVFLENVIRDAVTYTEHAKRKTVTAMDVVYALKRQGRTLYGFGG